The Candidatus Latescibacter sp. genome contains the following window.
AAAATGGGCCGTTCCCTGAGGGAGGCTTCCGAACCGGCGATGATTTCAGCAACGCGCCGGATTTTTTTAAAGCCCCTCATATCCGTGGTCGAAAGAATGACATGTTTCGTCGTGTTATTAATCCAGGCGAAAAACTTGTTGACATCGATACTATCCACAGAAACATCGCTTGGTTCGATCGAGCGGTGGCAGATGTCGATATAGGGCAGGTAATCGATGAGGTGCGCCATGTTTGCAACATCCCTGAGTGTGACCTTTCTCACCTCTTTTTTGCCGTGATCAAGATAATTCGGGCTTCCGCCGCCGGAAGAAAAGTACATGATTCCCTCGCCGATACGGATATCGTGCTTCTCGTCCCTCCCCGCGAGCAGGAATTGTTTCCGTGAATTCCGCAGCGCCTGCTCCACGATCTTTTCTTCGATCGTTACAGTCTGAAACTCCTCGTTGTATGAACAACCCAGCCTCCGGTATATCTTCCGCGCATCTTCACCCGGGACCCTGATGCCGACTGTGCTCAAAACGGCAAGAGCATTCTGGTATATCAATTGGCATTCTTGCATTGTAAGAGGATTAAACGGCTCACGCCTCAGTTCGACAGCCATTGGCAGCTCCTTTGAATGATCCTTTCACGGCAATTCTATTTATCGGGCACTCAGACACTTATTTTTTTGTTTGCTCATTTGATCGTTTTCTACTAGACCACATAACAGTACCGCTCTGCGGCCGAGTTTGCGAGGTCCACAGAAAGGGCTTGTTGGGTAGCTATGTGTTTTGCTTACTGAACAGGTTGTGCATTATGACGGCTTGCCTGGTCTTTCTGAAACGAGGAGCACAACTCAGCCAAAATGATGCGGTGCACCGTTCCATTGGACCCAACAATAGCGAAATCCTTCTGAGACATGCGCAAATATTCTGGGGACTCTCCGGCAAAACCAGAGAAGTGCCCGCCCGCCTCGGTCAGGATAAGCGAACCTGCCGCGAAATCCCAGAGACTCTGTGCTGGGGCGATGAAGCCATCTATTCTGCCGCATGCAATGTAGCAGAGCTCCTGAGCACACGAGCCCCCACCCCGGATTGAGCGACAAGATGGTACCAATTCCGTTCTTGGCTTGAGGTATTCCGGAGCTCTGAGGAAGCGATGGCTGAAGCTCAAAATACAGTCGCGGAGCTCGCAAACGGATGACGTAGAAATCTGTTTGGCATTGAGAAATGAGCCACCTCCTCGGACGGCTGTGAAGACTTCCCCATTTGCAGGGCAAGCCACGATTCCGAGAACTGGTTGCCATTCACACAGCAGTGCCAGTGATACACTGAAAGATTGCAACCCCCTGATATAGTAGCTTGAGCCGTCCAGCGGATCAAACACCCAAACGAACTCAGAATCCCTCAGCGTTCGACCACGTTCTTCAGAAATGAGCGAATGTCCGGGCACGACCTTCTCAAGGAACTCGACTATGATCTCTTCACTCTGGATGTCCTCTTTGGTGACGACACTATGGTGTGATTCCTTCTTCTCAACCTGTCTGCAGTCCCCCCAATGAGCAAGCAAATGCTGAGAAGCCAAGCCAACCGCCTCTTGGCCATACGACAGAAAACGGGCCAATTCCTTCTTGTATGTATCCATTCTATTTGACCTCCTTGAGCAGTGATTCCCAATACACGTATGCTCCCAACATACTTGCGTCCTCACCAAGGCAAGACAGAACCAAGTCGTGAGGCTTGAGTGGTGTGATCATCTCGATTTGAGTGAGGTCTGACCGTGCCTTAAGAAGAAGTGCCGGGTGTGCGAGGAAAACTCCGCCCCCTAATACTATCAAATCGGGCATGAAGCAGAGCGCAACCAGCCGTACACAGAGGCTGAGTGCGGTTGACACAGTGATGTATGTTCCATCCTGCGGGTCAGCCGCAACAACGGCTGTATCCGTCTCCGCTGGGCTATCCGGCAGGAGAGAGTTCTGAAGTTTGTTTACCGATACCAAGTGCTCCATTGTCTGGAGTGTCGCCATATCGATGATGGTGTGGCCAATCTCTCCGAGGGAATAACGCCCGACTGCCAGTTTTCCATTAAGGAGCACGCCTGCACCAATACCACTGCCATAGGAAAGGAAGACTACGTTGTCAACGCCTTTCCCGGAACCAAAGCGCTGCTCACCGAGCACGGCAAGGTCTGTGTCGTTTGCCTGCCAGACTGGAGGTCCGGCAAAATCACGTAAGGTACGGGAAAGCGCTGCAACGTCCCATTGCGGCAGATTCGGCAATCCCACTATCCTCTGCCGAACATATTCGATAGGCCCTGGCACACCAAAGATGATAGCCTCGACACAATCCCCTGCTTTCTGAGCCGCATCTCGGACCCAGTCAAGTACGGAGTGATAGTCCTGAAACGGTGTTCGCTCCCTTACGTAGCGAGCGACCACACCGTCTTTTCCCACAAGAGCAACCCGGGTCCAAGTTGCACCTATATCAACTCCCAATACATAACCGTATTTCAAGATAGCTCCTAAAAAACCTTCATAGCCACAAGAGAATGATCAACGTGACTGCAAGACTGACAAGCAAGAGAAGGAATCCCGCGAAAAAGATAAACCCAGATCCTTCGTAAAGTCCAAACAATGCACCTATTCGTTTTCCCGTGGACTCACCGAGCCGCTGTCGGGTTTCTGCCCTTTCGTTCCGACATCGGTTAAGTCGAAGGTGGATATAGACGAGCTGACAACAGGCAAGACCCGCGTAGCCTACCAGCCAAAGCGTAAACCCGATACGCCAATCGCGCAAGAAAGCCCGCTTTTCTTCGTCGAGTAGTATGGTGGTGAAAGCAGACAGCAATGCTAAATAGAAAGCTGTTGCCTTCCATTCGGTATCGCGATAGCGTGTGATTTCGTCATTCAAGTGGCTCACCCGGTCACACAGCAGTTTGAATTCTCTGTCAGAAAGTTTACTTAACTCCTTGAACATTACACACCTCCCACTTCGACGTCACATCACCGGCGAGAACTCGTGCTCTCAAGTCGCACCCGGCTATCGCCCGATCCAAGCAAGACTTTAGCTAATTGTACGGATAACAGAGGCTCGATACCTTAATCGTCCCTTCCAGAGAAAACTATTAGACATTGCCAATACTTTTGCAAAAGGCTCAACAGTGTATAAATTACTATTTCCAGATCATCTTCTATATTTGCAAAAAAAAACACTTTACTATTTGGATACTACGAGTAAGTAATTACGGCGAAGTTTTTTTCAGAAGCAACTGCTATTTTATACCTGACGGGATACACAGGTCAGCGATTCATTCCTTGCACTCAGGTGAAAGTTATATTACTTTATAGAGAGAAATTACCTCATCCTACTGGAGGATTCAACGATGAACGAGAAGCGTCTTTCCGCCTTTAAAGCGTATGACATACGGGGAATCATCCCTGATGAGCTTAACGAGGAAATGGCGTATAAAATCGGGCGGGCGTATGCAGCCGAAATACACCCGTCAGGAGCAATTGCCATCTGCAGAGACATTCGGAAAACAAGCTCCTCTCTTGCGGCGGCTCTTATCAACGGTGTCAACGATGCGGGTGTGGATACCACCGATATCGGGATCGGCGGTACAGAGATGATGTATTTCGCCTCTTCGCTAGAAGGTATGGGGGGAGGCGCCATGATTACTGCGAGCCATAATCCCAAAGATTACAACGGTATAAAACTGGTTGGAAGCGGGGCCGTCCCTATCGGCGAGGACAGCGGTCTTCTGAACATAGAACAGAGAGTCCGCACCGGGGATATTCCCCCGTCCGCATCAAGCAAAGGGGCCGCTAATCAACTCGATATCATGGACATGTATATCGATCAAATTCTCAGTTTTGTGGATGTTAAATCCCTGAAACCTTTAAAAATTGTGGCGAATGCAGGAAACGGATGCGCCGGACCGGTGCTCGATGCACTTGCACGCCATCTGCCGTTCGATTTTATCCGCATTCATTTCGAACCTGACGGCGCTTTTCCCAACGGGGTGCCGAATCCGCTCCTTGTTGAAAATCGGAATGTCACGATCGAAGGAGTTCGTACTTCTCATGCCGATCTGGGTATTGCATGGGATGGCGATTTCGACCGGTGTTTCTTCTTCGATGAAAATGGCAGCTTTGTCGAAGGATATTATCTTGTCGGATTTCTCGCGAAAAACATCCTCCAGAGAAATCCTGGAGCGCCTGTCGTTCATGATCCCCGGCTCATCTGGAATACTATCGAGATTGTTCGTGCGGCCGGAGGGATTCCGGTCATTTCCAAATCCGGCTACACTTTTATAAAGGAAACCATGCGGGAAACCTGTGCGGTCTATGGCGGTGAAAATACCGCCCATCACTTTTTCCGGGATTTTTCTTACTCCGATTCCGGTATGATCCCCTGGCTTCTGGTGACTGAGGAAATCTCCGCCACGGGCCAGAACCTGGGCGAATTGGTTAACGCCCGTATCAAAAGATATCCCTGCTCCGGAGAGATCAACCGCAAGGTGAATGATCCTGATGAGGTGCTGAAAGGTGTGGAAGAGCATTTTAGCGCCCATGCAACCGCCATCTCCCATCTTGACGGTGTTTCCATTGAATTCAGCAGACAATGGCGTTTCAACCTGAGAAAATCGAACACCGAGCCGGTAGTACGGCTTAATGTGGAATCGACCCGAAACGACGCGCTCATGAAATCTAAAACCGAAGAAATACTGCGGGTGATCGAAGGAAGAGATACTGACAGTAAAGTTGAAAAAAGATGATGGCAAAAAGTATCATGTTACTGCCAATGCTCTAAAAAACCTCACCCGGCCTTCGGCCACCCTCTCCTAATTATGAGAGGGTATAAACAAGGCACATAATGAGTTACCCCCTCTCCTGACTAGGAGAGGGGGACAGGGGGTGAGGTAAAGAAACATCAGAAAATTATGTACAAGGGCCTAAAAAATAAAACCTACTTTCCCACAAACATCTTTAAAAACAAAGGAAAACATGATTATGACACGCTGGTTTTTCCTCGCCTCTTTCTTTATGTTTCTTTTTGTACAGAGCTGTTCTATGTATACGGCAAAGCAAGGATCGGATTCGAGCGTTTCCCTTACGGTGGAGTATGCAAAAGGAGGGAAAATCAGCAACACCGACCTCGCTAGGTGGAAGGTCATGGGCGGAGGCAAGGTGACCATGGATGCGGCGGAAAAGGCGGTGCGGATCACCGAAAGCCGTGATTCCAAGGGGATTACTCTCGTTTCCCCCCGCGCGTATACGGGAAATGTCGTTCTCACGTTCAACGTAAAACCGGAACAGTACAAGGGAGTCTGCGTAGTATTCCTGTCGACTTCCGATAAAAACACGGGAACCCTCAAAATTTCTACGGATAATGACGGCAGTCTTCCCTGGTGGTCCGAAGGCGCGGTGCAGAATTACATGTTCGCATTCCATACCGGATTTCACCAGCCGAATATCTTCATCAGAAAGAATCCGGGATCGACCGATATCGCACAGACAAAGGATATAGCCTCGGAACAGAAGTGGTATACAGTAGAAATCGGCAGAAAAGGCCCCCTCCTCTGGCTCAAGGTGGACGGAAATATTGCTGTGGAAGGAAACGATCCGGACGGTAAAGGCCTGCCCGGCGGAAACATCGGCATCAGGATCCGCGGTCCGGGCGACGGCAGTTATTCCTGCCTTTTCAGGGACTTGGAGATACGGACTGAGTAACGTTGCAAATATTTCATGAAAAGGATGTGTCTGAACCATGATTCATGGGATGTAAGGATTACCACAATGGAAAGCAATTTAGAAACCTCACCCGCCCTTCGGGCACCCTCTCCTAATTAGGAGAGGGCCGGGGTGAGGTAAAAGGATAAACATGTTCAAAAACATGGTGATTGTCGGGGTCGGCCTGATCGGTGGATCATTCGGCCTGGCGGTTCGCCGTAAATATCCTGAGATGAGGATAGTGGGGGTTTCCTCACAGGCGGCGATTACCACCGCTCTGGAAATGGGCGCCATCACCGAAGGCTGCGGGTATGAAGAGCTGGGGAATGCAGTTCGAAATGCAGACCTGGTCGTTCTCTGCACTCCGATACACCACATTCAGGAAATTCTTACCCTGCTCGGCCCTCTCCTGCAGGGTGGAGTGCTGGTTACCGATGTCGGCTCCACTAAACGAGCAATCACCTGTCACGCCATGAATGTACTTCCCCGCGGGGTACATTTCATCGGCGGCCATCCCATGGCGGGCTCGGAAAAGCGTGGAGTTGGCGCTGCAGATCCGTTTCTCTTGCAGAATGCCATCTATGTTCTCTGCCCCACAGATAATGTCCCCGGAGAGGTGATCGACCGTTTCAGCGCGCTGGTAGAAAGTCTCGGCGCCCATGTTGCGATCATGGATGCAGACACCCACGACCATATCGCTGCGGCAGTGAGCCATTTGCCGCAGATGATCGCGCTCACCCTGGTGAAAATGGTCGGCAGGCTCGATACGGAAAATGCTCCCTACCTTCGGCTGGCTGCCGGCGGTTTTCGGGACATGACCCGTATCGCATCGAGCCCGTTCAGTGTGTGGGATGATATATGCAGCACCAACGACGACGCAATCAGGGAAGCGATCGACCGGTTTATCGGGCAATTGCTGAAAGTCCGTGACCGTATAGGGACTCCTGCGCTGGGTGAAGATTTCGAGATCGCTAACATTACACGGGCGACTATTCCAAAGGATACTAAAGGGTTTTTAAAAACTCTTTCCGAAATCCTGGTGGTTGTCGAGGACAAGCCCGGTGTCATCGCCAAGATCGCCACCCAGCTCGCCATCTCCGACATCAACATAAATGATATCGAGGTGCTCAAAGTCCGTGAAGGCGAGGGTGGCACACTCCGTCTTGCTTTCGAACGGGAACAGGAAGCGGTTGAAGCAATAGATCTTCTGGAACAAATCGGCTATCGGGCCCGTCTGAGAAAATAAAGGAAAAAGCCCAAAGCCCAAAATCCATAGGTGATCCTATTATAGAGGAAAATTTGACAGGATTAACAAGATTAACAGGATTTTGAAAACAACAAAAGATAGAATCATGTAAATCTTGTCATGTCAAAATTATTTTCAGTTATTCCGTTAAGTCAGCAAGAGTTCTCATCCCAGCAAAAAAAGGAGGATATCACCATGAAAGTATTTATCAAGCTTCTTACCATTATCGCAACCGCGTTCTTCGTCATTGCGACAATAATAAAATTCACCCAGAACGTCTCCTATAAAGAAGCGGTTGGGATTATGGAAGAACTCTGCAAGGAGATGATGTCGAAATGCCGCTGCTGCATACCGGAAAAAGAGGCTGCCGAAGAAAAGGTGAAGGATGAAGGATGAAAAAGACGGGAAGGAA
Protein-coding sequences here:
- a CDS encoding ROK family protein; this encodes MKYGYVLGVDIGATWTRVALVGKDGVVARYVRERTPFQDYHSVLDWVRDAAQKAGDCVEAIIFGVPGPIEYVRQRIVGLPNLPQWDVAALSRTLRDFAGPPVWQANDTDLAVLGEQRFGSGKGVDNVVFLSYGSGIGAGVLLNGKLAVGRYSLGEIGHTIIDMATLQTMEHLVSVNKLQNSLLPDSPAETDTAVVAADPQDGTYITVSTALSLCVRLVALCFMPDLIVLGGGVFLAHPALLLKARSDLTQIEMITPLKPHDLVLSCLGEDASMLGAYVYWESLLKEVK
- a CDS encoding phosphomannomutase; translation: MNEKRLSAFKAYDIRGIIPDELNEEMAYKIGRAYAAEIHPSGAIAICRDIRKTSSSLAAALINGVNDAGVDTTDIGIGGTEMMYFASSLEGMGGGAMITASHNPKDYNGIKLVGSGAVPIGEDSGLLNIEQRVRTGDIPPSASSKGAANQLDIMDMYIDQILSFVDVKSLKPLKIVANAGNGCAGPVLDALARHLPFDFIRIHFEPDGAFPNGVPNPLLVENRNVTIEGVRTSHADLGIAWDGDFDRCFFFDENGSFVEGYYLVGFLAKNILQRNPGAPVVHDPRLIWNTIEIVRAAGGIPVISKSGYTFIKETMRETCAVYGGENTAHHFFRDFSYSDSGMIPWLLVTEEISATGQNLGELVNARIKRYPCSGEINRKVNDPDEVLKGVEEHFSAHATAISHLDGVSIEFSRQWRFNLRKSNTEPVVRLNVESTRNDALMKSKTEEILRVIEGRDTDSKVEKR
- a CDS encoding inositol monophosphatase codes for the protein MDTYKKELARFLSYGQEAVGLASQHLLAHWGDCRQVEKKESHHSVVTKEDIQSEEIIVEFLEKVVPGHSLISEERGRTLRDSEFVWVFDPLDGSSYYIRGLQSFSVSLALLCEWQPVLGIVACPANGEVFTAVRGGGSFLNAKQISTSSVCELRDCILSFSHRFLRAPEYLKPRTELVPSCRSIRGGGSCAQELCYIACGRIDGFIAPAQSLWDFAAGSLILTEAGGHFSGFAGESPEYLRMSQKDFAIVGSNGTVHRIILAELCSSFQKDQASRHNAQPVQ
- a CDS encoding prephenate dehydrogenase — encoded protein: MFKNMVIVGVGLIGGSFGLAVRRKYPEMRIVGVSSQAAITTALEMGAITEGCGYEELGNAVRNADLVVLCTPIHHIQEILTLLGPLLQGGVLVTDVGSTKRAITCHAMNVLPRGVHFIGGHPMAGSEKRGVGAADPFLLQNAIYVLCPTDNVPGEVIDRFSALVESLGAHVAIMDADTHDHIAAAVSHLPQMIALTLVKMVGRLDTENAPYLRLAAGGFRDMTRIASSPFSVWDDICSTNDDAIREAIDRFIGQLLKVRDRIGTPALGEDFEIANITRATIPKDTKGFLKTLSEILVVVEDKPGVIAKIATQLAISDININDIEVLKVREGEGGTLRLAFEREQEAVEAIDLLEQIGYRARLRK